GGCTCTGAATGGGAGGTGAGGGTTGTAAAGCCCTCATCAACCTCCAATAATTATTATCTAATTTTCTTAACTAATCCAATTTCTTTTGGACGTTATCGAGTGCATCCTTAGCCGCAGTTTTTAAGTTATCAACGAGGTTTTGAGCTTGGTCTTTAAGATCGGCTGCTACATTCATAGCCTCTGCTTGTAATTGTTTGGCTTCTCCTTCTGCTTTCAGTTGGTTATCGCCTGTCAACTCACCCGCAGCGGCTTTTAATTTGCCTTCGGCATTGGTAGCCGCCGCTTTGATTTTATCTTCCATACTCATAACATTTTGCTCCTTAAAGAATAGTAAAGTGATTTGTCAAAATTCAAACCGAAAATTGTTCGGAATGGTGGTTTATTCCCCTACTTTTCTGCTAATA
This region of Planktothrix serta PCC 8927 genomic DNA includes:
- a CDS encoding CsbD family protein, which produces MSMEDKIKAAATNAEGKLKAAAGELTGDNQLKAEGEAKQLQAEAMNVAADLKDQAQNLVDNLKTAAKDALDNVQKKLD